The Deltaproteobacteria bacterium region GGCGGGGCCCCCCGGGCCGGCCCCCCCCCCGCTTCTCAGTCGGCCCCGACCGCCCAGCCGCCGTGGTGGAGCTCGAGGATCCGGGAGGCGGTCTCCTCGACGGCGCGGCCGGTGATGTCGATCACGCGCCATCCGCGCTGGAGGAAGAGCCGGCGGGCGGCGACCAGCTCGCGTTCCACCGTGGCGGGCTCGGCGTAGTCGAGCGAGCTGCCGGCGCCGAGCCCGCGGACCCGCGCGCGCCGGATCGTGACCAGGCGATCCGCGTCGGCGAGCAGCCCGAAGACCTTGCGCGGCGCCAGCTCGAGCAGCTCGCGGGGCGGGTCGAGCTCCGGGATCAGCGGCACGTTGCCGGCCTTGATCCCGCGCTGGGCGAGGTACATCGAGAGGGGGGTCTTCGAGGTGCGGGAGGGGCCGACCAGCACGACGTCGGCCTGGTGGAGGGTGTGCAGGTTGGCCCCGTCGTCGTGGCGGACGGCGAACTCGACGGCCTCGATGCGCCGGAAATAGTCGTCGGAGAAGCCGTGCAGGAGGCCGGGCTCGAGACGCGGCTCCAGGCGCAGGTGCGCGGCGATGTTGGCGATCAGGGGGCCGAGGAGATCCACGGTCGGCACGCCCTCGCGCGCGCCGTGGTCGCGCAGCGCCTGGGCCGCCTCGCGGTTCACGAGCGTGAAGACCACCAGCGCGTTGGCGGCCGCAGCCTCCTGGATCACCACGCGGGCCTGCGCCGCACTGCGCACGTCGCCGTACTTGCGCATGCGCCAGCGGCTCTGGAACTGGAGCATCGCCGCCCGCACGTTGTCGGCAGCCGTCTCGCCGGTGCCATCCGACACGACGAAGATCTCGGCCCAGCGCGCGGAGGGCGGGTCGCCCTTGCGGCGCGCCTGCGGCGGCCGGTCGGAGGCGGGCATCTCGCTCACGGTCTGGCTCCCGAGGGCTGGCGCCGGCAGCCTAGCGCTATCGTGTGCCGCCATGCCCTACGAACCCCGGCGCATCGAGGCCCGCTGGC contains the following coding sequences:
- a CDS encoding kinase/pyrophosphorylase, with translation MPASDRPPQARRKGDPPSARWAEIFVVSDGTGETAADNVRAAMLQFQSRWRMRKYGDVRSAAQARVVIQEAAAANALVVFTLVNREAAQALRDHGAREGVPTVDLLGPLIANIAAHLRLEPRLEPGLLHGFSDDYFRRIEAVEFAVRHDDGANLHTLHQADVVLVGPSRTSKTPLSMYLAQRGIKAGNVPLIPELDPPRELLELAPRKVFGLLADADRLVTIRRARVRGLGAGSSLDYAEPATVERELVAARRLFLQRGWRVIDITGRAVEETASRILELHHGGWAVGAD